A window from Citrus sinensis cultivar Valencia sweet orange chromosome 3, DVS_A1.0, whole genome shotgun sequence encodes these proteins:
- the LOC102627390 gene encoding disease resistance-like protein DSC1 isoform X1, protein MASSSSSSSHPYASLTNPEIKYDVFLSFGGEDTRESFTSHLYSALSRETIETFIDDDLRRGDEISQSLLDAIEASSISIIIFSESYASSRWCLDELLKILECKKEYAQIVIPVFYRVDPSHVRKQTGNFGDSFLKLEERFPDKMQSWRNALTEAADLSGFDSLVVSPESALIEEIVNAILKRLDDTFHSENEDLVGVRLPMKEIESLLRTGSTNVYKLGIWGIGGIGKTTIAGAIFNKISRHFAGSYFARNVREAEETGRLGDLRQQLLSTLLNDGNVKNFLNTDLNFQSRRLTRKKVLIVFDDVDHPRQIKILVGRLDLFASGSRIIITTRDRQVLANCGVDEVYQMEELVHDDALRLFSRHAFGGDHPHESHTELACKTIKYARGVPLALEVLGRYLYGKRREVWENAKSKWETAPPKGIQDALKISYDGLDDKEQNIFLDIACFFIDEDRDTATKFLDDCEFFATSAIEVLVDKHLITISVLNKIEMHYLLRAMGREIVRQESTNDPGKRSRLWHHKEVYKILSENRGTEAIQGISLDMSKVKDINMHPNTFTKMPNLRILKFYSSMNEENKCKMSYFQGPGFTEVRYLHWHGYPLKLLPSNIHPEKLVLLEMPHSNIEQLFDSVQDYGKLNQIITAAFNFFSKIPTPSLTQHLNNLVILNLSGCKNLQSLPARIHLKLLKELDLSGCSKLKRLPEISPGNITTMHLDGTALEELPSSIECLSKLSHLGLADCKSLKSLPSGLCKLKSLDVLIIDGCSNLQRLPEELGNLEALDILHAIGTSITEVPPSIVRLKRVRGIYFGRNKGLSLPITFSVDGLQNLRDLNLNDCGIMELPESLGLLSSVTTLHLEGNNFERIPESIIQLSNLERLFIRYCERLQSLPKLPCNLLSLDAHHCTALESLPGLFPSSDESYLRTLYLSDNFKLDRNEIRGIVKGALQKIQLLATARLREAREKISYPSLRGRGFLPWNKIPKWFSFQSAGSCVTLEMPPDFFNNKSVLGLAFSVIVNFSRKFNFFYTSKIEKQFYVYCEYIVRPKDYHPHCSTSRMTLLGVGDCVVSDHLFFGYYFFDGEEFNDFRKYNCVPVAVRFNFREANGFEFLDYPVKKCGIRLFHAPDSRESFSCD, encoded by the exons atggcttcttcttcttcttcttcttctcatccATATGCTAGTTTGACTAATCCTGAAATCAAGTATGATGTGTTTCTAAGTTTCGGAGGAGAGGACACCCGCGAGAGCTTTACTAGCCATCTTTATTCAGCTTTGTCTCGGGAGACTATAgaaactttcattgatgacGATCTGAGGAGGGGAGATGAAATTTCACAGTCTCTTTTGGACGCAATTGAGGCATCAAGCATCTCAATTATCATTTTCTCGGAAAGCTATGCTTCTTCCAGATGGTGCCTCGATGAACTCCTAAAGATCCTCgaatgcaagaaagaatatgcACAGATTGTGATACCAGTTTTCTATCGGGTTGATCCATCACACGTGAGAAAGCAAACCGGTAATTTTGGGGATTCATTTTTGAAGCTTGAAGAACGATTCCCGGACAAGATGCAAAGTTGGAGGAATGCTTTGACGGAAGCAGCCGATCTCTCTGGCTTTGATTCTCTTGTCGTTAG TCCTGAATCTGCACTTATAGAGGAAATTGTCAATGCAATTTTGAAGAGGCTGGATGACACATTTCACAGTGAAAACGAAGACCTGGTCGGAGTTAGATTACCcatgaaagaaattgaatcaTTGTTACGCACTGGGTCAACGAATGTTTACAAACTTGGCATTTGGGGTATCGGTGGTATAGGCAAAACAACCATTGCGGGTGccatttttaacaaaatctcTAGACATTTTGCAGGTTCTTACTTTGCTCGTAATGTTAGAGAGGCAGAAGAAACTGGCAGATTAGGTGACTTGCGACAACAACTTCTTTCTACATTGTTGAATGATGGAAATGTGAAGAACTTTCTGAATACCGACCTCAATTTTCAGAGTAGGAGGCTTACTCGCAAGAAGGTTCTAATTGTTTTTGATGATGTGGATCATCCAAGACAAATAAAGATTTTAGTTGGACGTCTCGATTTGTTTGCTTCCGGGAGtcgaataataataacaacgaGAGATAGACAAGTGCTTGCAAATTGTGGAGTTGATGAAGTATATCAGATGGAGGAATTGGTACATGATGACGCCCTTAGGCTTTTCAGTCGACATGCCTTTGGAGGAGATCATCCCCATGAAAGTCATACAGAGCTAGCATGCAAGACAATAAAATATGCTCGCGGAGTTCCATTAGCACTTGAAGTTTTGGGTCGCTATCTTTAtggaaagagaagagaggtGTGGGAAAATGCAAAAAGTAAATGGGAAACGGCCCCCCCCAAAGGAATTCAGGACGccttaaaaataagttatgaTGGTTTGGATGACAAAgagcaaaatatttttttagatattgCATGTTTCTTTATCGATGAGGACAGAGACACTGCGACAAAATTCCTTGATGATTGTGAATTCTTTGCTACATCGGCAATAGAAGTTCTTGTTGATAAGCATCTTATCACTATATCAGTccttaataaaatagaaatgcATTATTTATTGCGAGCTATGGGCAGAGAAATTGTCCGACAAGAATCTACCAATGATCCTGGAAAACGCAGTCGGCTATGGCATCACAAAgaggtttataaaattttatcagaAAACAGG GGGACTGAAGCAATCCAAGGCATCTCGTTGGATATGTCTAAAGTGAAAGATATCAATATGCATCCCAATACTTTCACAAAGATGCCTAActtgaggattttgaaattttatagcTCGATGAATGAAGAGAACAAATGTAAGATGTCATATTTCCAAGGCCCTGGATTTACTGAAGTGAGGTACCTGCACTGGCATGGATATCCATTGAAATTATTGCCTTCAAATATTCATCCAGAGAAACTTGTTTTACTTGAAATGCCTCATAGCAATATTGAACAACTTTTTGATAGTGTGCag GATTATGGTAAGTTAAACCAGATAATCACTGCtgccttcaattttttttcaaaaattccaACCCCCTCATTGACTCAACATCTGAACAATCTAGTTATCTTGAACCTAAGCGGTTGTAAAAACTTGCAAAGTCTTCCAGCAAGAATTCATTTGAAATTGCTTAAAGAACTCGATCTTTCGGGCTGCTCAAAACTGAAGAGGCTTCCAGAGATCTCACCCGGTAATATAACAACGATGCATTTAGATGGAACTGCACTGGAGGAACTGCCTTCGTCCATCGAGTGTCTATCTAAGCTTTCGCACTTGGGCCTTGCAGATTGTAAAAGTCTCAAGAGTCTCCCAAGCGGCCTGTGTAAGTTGAAATCTCTAGATGTTCTCATTATCGATGGTTGCTCGAATCTTCAGAGATTGCCCGAGGAACTTGGAAATTTAGAAGCTTTGGATATTTTGCACGCTATAGGAACTTCTATAACAGAAGTACCGCCATCCATCGTCCGTTTGAAAAGGGTTCGTGGAATATATTTCGGGAGAAACAAGGGTTTATCATTGCCAATCACATTCTCTGTAGATGGCTTGCAAAATCTAAGGGATTTAAATCTAAATGATTGCGGCATCATGGAGTTACCTGAAAGTCTTGGCCTGTTATCCTCAGTAACAACACTGCATCTAGAGGGAAACAATTTTGAGAGAATACCAGAAAGCATCATACAACTTTCTAATTTGGAAAGGCTCTTCATAAGGTATTGCGAGAGGCTTCAATCCTTACCAAAGCTTCCATGCAATCTACTTTCGTTGGATGCACATCATTGCACCGCACTGGAATCATTACCAGGTTTATTCCCAAGTAGTGATGAATCTTATTTACGGACTTTATACCTGAGcgataattttaaattggatCGGAATGAGATTAGAGGAATTGTCAAAGGAGCTCTGCAGAAAATTCAACTTTTGGCAACCGCACGTCTAAGAGAAGCACGGGAAAAG ATATCCTATCCATCACTTCGAGGTCGCGGCTTTTTACCTTGGAATAAAATTCCAAAGTGGTTTAGCTTTCAAAGTGCTGGATCTTGTGTAACCTTGGAGATGCCTCCAGATTTcttcaataataaaagtgTACTCGGGCTTGCTTTTAGcgttattgtaaattttagcAGAAAGTTTAACTTTTTCTACActtcaaaaatagaaaaacagtTTTACGTGTACTGTGAATACATAGTGAGACCCAAAGATTATCATCCGCACTGCAGCACGAGCCGGATGACGTTACTTGGGGTAGGTGATTGTGTAGTGTCTGATCACTTATTTTTTGGGTACTATTTCTTTGATGGTGAggaatttaatgattttcgGAAATACAATTGCGTTCCTGTGGCTGTCCGGTTCAATTTTAGGGAAGCTAATGGTTTTGAATTTCTGGATTACCCGGTGAAAAAATGTGGGATCCGTTTATTTCACGCCCCAGATTCAAGAGAAAGTTTCAGCTGCGACTAA
- the LOC102627691 gene encoding uncharacterized protein LOC102627691, whose translation MNRCAVMGLGGGCDEERRMGSMICPKPRRLGLINPPINDSIRHLKRPASEFGDSKAGTELLDLILTKGGYGTEKTGNQVASSPPYFSGSPPSRASNPLIQDAQFGNEKSAPLTAAPPSPSSRMGGGGCVRVKFGHKPAAVRIEGFDCLSRDRRNCSISAVA comes from the exons atgaaccgCTGCGCCGTTATGGGATTGGGAGGAGGCTGTGATGAAGAGAGGAGGATGGGTTCAATGATTTGCCCTAAGCCAAGGAGATTAGGCCTCATAAATCCTCCGATTAACGATTCCATTAGACATTTGAAAAGGCCAGCTAg TGAGTTTGGAGATTCAAAAGCTGGGACTGAACTTCTGGATTTAATTCTCACCAAG GGAGGCTACGGTACAGAAAAGACTGGCAACCAAGTGGCGTCGTCGCCACCTTATTTCTCCGGATCTCCACCATCGAGGGCTTCAAATCCTCTAATACAGGATGCCCAATTCGGCAATGAGAAGTCAGCCCCGCTCACTGCAGCACCGCCATCTCCGTCCTCGCGGATGGGAGGCGGCGGATGCGTGAGGGTGAAATTCGGGCACAAGCCTGCTGCGGTGAGAATTGAAGGGTTTGATTGTCTCAGCCGAGATCGCCGCAATTGCAGCATCTCTGCTGTGGCTTAA